In one Alphaproteobacteria bacterium SS10 genomic region, the following are encoded:
- a CDS encoding RDD family protein, giving the protein MADWFYQHRGEAIGPVEGSEIASMLDSGAIGDTTLIRSAASDKWMEAWEVDHAKLMSATLDDRHEEGYVTPATAWRRIVAYVLDAFIINILATVSAYALGIFDGAEGDFGEQMTTSFLFALMVSCLYYGATIGSHLQATVGKRAMGLRVIRTTGAPVGYIRGGMRPILYLVSGIPLLIGFIMAFFHNERATLHDHILGTRMILVDH; this is encoded by the coding sequence GTGGCAGATTGGTTTTATCAACACCGGGGTGAGGCTATTGGGCCCGTTGAAGGGTCAGAGATTGCCTCAATGCTCGACAGTGGCGCGATCGGCGACACCACGCTGATCCGCTCTGCTGCGAGTGATAAGTGGATGGAGGCGTGGGAGGTTGACCACGCCAAGCTGATGTCCGCCACCCTCGATGACCGGCATGAGGAAGGGTATGTCACCCCGGCCACCGCCTGGCGCCGGATTGTCGCCTATGTGTTGGATGCTTTTATCATCAATATCTTAGCGACCGTTTCTGCCTATGCCCTTGGCATCTTCGATGGGGCTGAGGGGGATTTCGGCGAGCAGATGACCACCAGCTTCCTGTTCGCGCTAATGGTCTCATGCCTCTACTACGGCGCAACCATTGGCAGCCACCTGCAAGCGACAGTTGGTAAGCGGGCCATGGGCTTGCGGGTGATCCGTACCACCGGGGCGCCAGTTGGATATATTCGGGGTGGGATGCGGCCGATCCTCTACCTCGTCTCGGGCATTCCATTGCTGATCGGCTTCATCATGGCGTTCTTCCATAATGAGCGCGCAACGCTGCATGACCATATCCTGGGCACGCGCATGATCCTTGTTGATCATTAG
- the cysE gene encoding serine O-acetyltransferase produces the protein MFDRLFDDVDGILARDPAARNRLEIILLYPGLHAVLAYRIANWFWQRKLFFLGRMVSQFARWLTGIEIHPGATIGRRLFIDHGMGVVIGETAEIGDDVTLYQGVTLGGTSLVKGEKRHPTIGDNVIVGAGAQVIGPFTVGRCARIGANAVVVKEVPENVTMVGEAAKAVKRRATDAEGQAPFVSYGTPQDPGKPEADRAIAGLMAHIHGLEERLKALESGADVPDAASTEQAEAKEEWTQSDDCGRV, from the coding sequence ATGTTTGACCGGTTGTTTGACGATGTGGATGGCATTCTGGCGCGGGATCCCGCAGCCAGGAACCGCTTGGAGATCATCCTGCTGTATCCTGGGCTGCACGCCGTGCTGGCCTATCGGATCGCCAATTGGTTTTGGCAGCGTAAGCTGTTCTTCCTCGGTCGCATGGTTTCGCAGTTTGCCCGTTGGCTAACCGGTATCGAGATTCACCCCGGCGCCACGATCGGGCGTCGTCTGTTCATTGATCACGGTATGGGCGTAGTGATCGGTGAAACTGCTGAAATCGGCGATGATGTCACCCTGTATCAAGGTGTCACGCTGGGCGGTACATCCCTTGTTAAGGGGGAGAAGCGGCACCCAACCATTGGCGATAATGTCATTGTTGGTGCGGGCGCCCAGGTTATTGGCCCGTTCACCGTTGGCCGCTGTGCGCGGATTGGCGCCAATGCGGTTGTGGTGAAGGAAGTGCCGGAGAATGTCACCATGGTTGGTGAGGCGGCGAAGGCCGTGAAGCGGCGCGCTACTGATGCCGAAGGTCAGGCACCCTTTGTCTCTTACGGCACCCCACAAGACCCAGGTAAGCCAGAGGCGGATCGCGCCATCGCTGGCCTGATGGCACATATCCATGGGCTTGAGGAGCGGCTGAAGGCGTTGGAGAGCGGTGCTGATGTGCCGGATGCGGCCTCGACAGAGCAGGCAGAAGCTAAGGAAGAATGGACGCAAAGCGACGATTGCGGTCGGGTCTAA
- the mnmA gene encoding tRNA 2-thiouridine(34) synthase MnmA: protein MTLNVDFDIDRPPAKTRVVVAMSGGVDSSVTAALAVRAGYDVVGITLQLYDDGAIRGKQGACCAGKDIHDARMVADKLGISHYVLNYEDVFRQAVMDDFADTYLAGATPIPCVRCNQKVKFRDLLDTAKDLDADVMVTGHYVQRHVGPNGRAQLARAVDPNRDQSYFLFATTQEQLDFLRFPLGGLLKPAVRDLATELGLVVADKPDSQDICFVPNGSYARIVEKLRPGVIEPGDIVHLDGRVLGQHNGIINYTVGQRRGLGIGGGEVLYVVRLDPDSNRVMVGPKDALSKDRVFLNEMNWIGDDDHLSGERQVMVKLRSAMAPVPGRVTLDGPGDGTGRAVIELDEPYAGIAPGQAGVLYDGDRCLGGGWITAAERIALAA, encoded by the coding sequence ATGACCTTGAATGTGGACTTCGATATCGACCGCCCGCCAGCCAAAACGCGGGTTGTGGTTGCCATGTCTGGCGGCGTTGACAGCTCTGTCACCGCGGCGCTTGCCGTGCGCGCTGGCTATGACGTCGTTGGTATCACGCTGCAGCTTTATGATGATGGGGCGATCCGGGGTAAGCAGGGTGCCTGCTGCGCCGGTAAGGATATCCATGATGCCCGCATGGTCGCCGATAAGCTCGGCATCAGCCATTACGTCCTAAATTATGAGGATGTGTTCCGGCAGGCGGTCATGGATGATTTCGCCGATACCTATCTGGCTGGCGCCACGCCGATCCCATGCGTGCGCTGTAACCAGAAGGTGAAATTCCGCGATCTGCTGGATACTGCAAAGGACCTGGACGCCGATGTCATGGTGACCGGTCACTATGTGCAGCGCCATGTTGGCCCAAATGGCCGGGCCCAGCTGGCCCGTGCGGTCGATCCAAACCGCGATCAAAGCTACTTCCTGTTCGCCACCACGCAAGAACAGCTCGACTTCCTGCGCTTCCCGCTGGGTGGCCTGTTGAAGCCAGCAGTGCGTGACCTGGCGACTGAGCTGGGCCTGGTTGTCGCCGATAAGCCTGATAGCCAAGACATTTGCTTTGTGCCCAATGGCTCTTATGCCCGGATTGTTGAGAAGCTACGCCCCGGGGTGATTGAGCCCGGCGATATCGTCCATCTGGATGGGCGGGTGCTGGGCCAACATAATGGCATCATTAACTATACAGTGGGCCAACGCCGTGGCCTCGGCATCGGTGGTGGTGAGGTGCTTTACGTTGTGCGCCTGGACCCTGACAGCAATCGCGTCATGGTGGGCCCGAAGGATGCCCTGTCTAAAGACCGGGTGTTCTTAAACGAGATGAACTGGATCGGCGATGACGACCACCTGAGCGGGGAACGGCAGGTGATGGTCAAGCTACGCTCAGCGATGGCGCCGGTGCCTGGTCGTGTGACCCTCGATGGTCCCGGTGACGGTACTGGCCGTGCCGTTATTGAGTTGGACGAGCCCTATGCCGGTATCGCACCCGGGCAGGCGGGTGTCCTTTATGATGGTGATCGCTGCCTTGGCGGTGGTTGGATCACGGCTGCAGAACGCATCGCGCTCGCCGCCTAA
- a CDS encoding cysteine desulfurase has product MREPVYLDHNASTPVKPAVRDAMVEVLSATGNPSSIHSFGRSARGTLDHARGQVAAAINATPEDIIFTSGATEADNAALRATPVASVLVSAIEHDAVLQARDDVVQLQVTETGVVDLVALDKALANAPAPALVSVMLANNETGVIQPVAEIVEVAKRHGAYTHCDAAQALSKMPVDLQALGVDMMSLSGHKCGAPAGVGALVVTERLEPSKWQFGGGQEKRRRPGTENLAGIVGFGKAAELADEDLDAFSKLGAMRDQMEAEVKAAVPSVLILSQTADRLPNTSNIVLPGVPAQTQVMSLDLAGYAVSSGSACSSGRVDPSHVVEAMIGDQELAKCALRISAGWNTTADDMAGFTEAYIRMAKRQLEKLAAA; this is encoded by the coding sequence ATGCGCGAGCCTGTCTATCTAGATCACAATGCCAGTACGCCGGTGAAACCGGCCGTACGTGATGCGATGGTCGAGGTACTGTCCGCCACGGGCAATCCCTCATCAATCCATAGCTTTGGACGATCGGCGCGTGGCACGCTTGACCATGCCCGGGGACAGGTTGCCGCCGCGATCAATGCGACGCCGGAAGACATCATCTTCACCAGCGGTGCCACTGAGGCAGATAACGCCGCCCTCCGCGCAACGCCGGTTGCTTCGGTACTGGTGAGTGCGATTGAGCATGATGCCGTTCTGCAAGCGCGGGACGATGTGGTTCAGCTGCAGGTCACAGAAACGGGCGTTGTGGATTTGGTTGCGCTGGATAAAGCACTCGCCAATGCACCGGCGCCAGCCTTGGTCTCGGTAATGCTGGCCAATAACGAAACCGGCGTCATCCAGCCGGTGGCTGAGATTGTTGAGGTAGCGAAGCGCCACGGTGCCTATACCCATTGCGATGCGGCCCAGGCACTCAGCAAGATGCCTGTCGATTTGCAGGCCCTTGGCGTCGATATGATGAGCCTCTCTGGCCATAAATGCGGTGCGCCTGCTGGGGTCGGTGCCCTGGTGGTGACCGAGCGGCTGGAGCCCTCGAAATGGCAGTTCGGTGGCGGGCAGGAGAAACGGCGGCGTCCTGGTACAGAAAACCTCGCCGGCATTGTTGGCTTCGGGAAGGCGGCAGAGCTAGCCGATGAGGACCTTGATGCCTTCTCAAAGCTCGGCGCCATGCGGGATCAGATGGAAGCTGAGGTTAAAGCCGCTGTTCCTAGCGTGTTGATCCTCAGCCAGACGGCCGACCGCTTACCAAACACCAGCAATATTGTACTGCCTGGCGTTCCGGCCCAAACCCAGGTCATGTCCTTAGATCTCGCAGGCTATGCCGTCAGCTCTGGCTCGGCCTGTTCTTCAGGTCGGGTGGATCCAAGCCATGTGGTTGAGGCGATGATCGGTGACCAAGAGCTAGCCAAATGCGCCCTGCGGATCAGCGCGGGTTGGAATACGACGGCCGATGATATGGCGGGCTTTACCGAGGCCTATATCCGCATGGCCAAACGCCAGCTGGAAAAGCTGGCCGCCGCTTAA
- a CDS encoding monovalent cation:proton antiporter-2 (CPA2) family protein yields MEFNFDPLEWHFAEALSLIVLACIWVPLVKKLGFGRIIGYLAAGICAGALLTLSYSKHPEELLHFAEFGVVLFLFVIGLELRPDHLWGMRKEIFGRGFMQVMICGALLFVPATLYGLEPKVAITVALGLALSSTALVMQGLDEKGQRGTPTGRSALSILLFEDMAIVPLLLMVQLLSAGGSTGDPVEATTSVILGVLAIVLLVLIGRYGLDPMFRRLAQARTPEIMTASALGVVIGAALLMDMVGLSYAMGAFIAGVMLAESSYRHELEADIEPFRGLFLGLFFMAIGLSLNLDAVIANILTIAIALPITVGLKITGVYIAGRLFGSDHKAALKVAATLSQHGEFGFVLFSAATLSGLLSSQLGSLVVVIITLSMMVSPLIERFLMKLANRSLTAEDDAPENGEPGHARGLIIGFGRVGQVAAEALMAQDIPVTMIDNDPRRVVRARGSGAIVYFGEGGRREVLQAAGAAHASIIVICSNNMAAVDHQLEIVQRHFPQAKTLVRAYNRTHEVRLRRRHADFVVLETQEAGFALGHAALRGLGSSELEADEIIEQLRRNDAEDLRNRLNQEGPDVSDPKEA; encoded by the coding sequence ATGGAATTCAATTTCGATCCGTTGGAGTGGCACTTTGCCGAGGCGCTTAGCCTCATCGTGCTCGCCTGTATCTGGGTCCCACTGGTTAAGAAGCTCGGTTTCGGGCGAATTATTGGATATCTCGCCGCCGGGATTTGCGCCGGCGCGCTGCTAACGCTCAGCTACTCTAAGCACCCTGAGGAATTGCTCCACTTCGCCGAGTTTGGAGTGGTGTTGTTCCTCTTCGTTATCGGTCTTGAGCTTCGGCCCGATCACCTTTGGGGGATGCGCAAAGAGATTTTTGGCCGGGGCTTCATGCAGGTCATGATCTGCGGTGCCCTCTTATTCGTTCCAGCCACACTTTATGGCCTTGAGCCCAAGGTTGCGATCACCGTGGCCTTGGGTCTCGCCCTCTCCTCAACCGCGTTGGTCATGCAGGGTTTGGATGAGAAGGGTCAGCGCGGCACACCAACCGGGCGCTCGGCTCTATCAATCCTCCTATTTGAGGATATGGCCATCGTGCCGTTGCTGTTGATGGTGCAGTTGCTATCGGCAGGCGGCTCAACCGGCGACCCAGTTGAGGCTACCACCTCGGTCATTCTCGGCGTGCTGGCGATTGTCTTGCTGGTCCTAATTGGCCGCTATGGGTTGGACCCGATGTTCCGCCGACTGGCGCAGGCCAGAACACCGGAGATCATGACCGCCAGCGCCCTTGGCGTGGTCATTGGTGCCGCCCTGCTAATGGATATGGTTGGCCTGTCCTATGCCATGGGCGCCTTTATCGCTGGCGTGATGCTGGCAGAATCGTCTTATCGGCATGAGCTAGAGGCAGATATTGAGCCGTTTCGGGGCCTGTTCCTCGGCCTGTTCTTCATGGCCATTGGCCTGTCGCTAAACCTGGATGCGGTAATTGCCAACATCCTGACAATTGCGATCGCCCTGCCGATAACCGTCGGCCTTAAGATCACCGGCGTCTATATCGCTGGCCGCTTGTTTGGCAGCGACCATAAGGCCGCATTGAAGGTGGCGGCCACCCTCTCCCAACATGGTGAGTTCGGGTTTGTCCTGTTCTCCGCCGCCACATTAAGCGGCTTGCTGTCATCCCAGCTCGGCTCTCTGGTGGTCGTGATCATCACCCTATCCATGATGGTCTCCCCGCTGATTGAGCGGTTCTTGATGAAGCTGGCAAACCGCAGCCTGACAGCGGAAGACGACGCGCCAGAGAATGGCGAGCCTGGCCATGCACGCGGGCTGATCATCGGCTTTGGCCGGGTTGGCCAGGTCGCTGCCGAGGCACTGATGGCCCAGGACATCCCGGTTACCATGATCGACAATGATCCACGTCGCGTGGTCCGTGCCCGCGGCTCCGGCGCCATTGTCTATTTCGGTGAAGGCGGTCGGCGCGAGGTTCTGCAGGCGGCCGGGGCGGCCCATGCCTCAATCATCGTCATCTGTTCCAACAATATGGCCGCCGTCGATCACCAGCTGGAGATCGTGCAGCGCCACTTCCCGCAGGCAAAAACCCTGGTGCGGGCCTACAACCGGACCCATGAGGTACGGCTGCGCCGACGTCATGCTGATTTCGTCGTGCTGGAAACCCAAGAGGCTGGCTTTGCCCTCGGTCACGCAGCCTTACGGGGCCTCGGAAGCTCAGAGCTTGAGGCCGATGAAATCATCGAACAGCTGCGGCGTAATGATGCCGAGGACCTCCGCAACCGACTGAACCAAGAAGGGCCGGATGTCAGCGATCCCAAAGAGGCTTAA
- a CDS encoding anhydro-N-acetylmuramic acid kinase yields the protein MLMTGTDKPIWAIGLMSGTSLDGVDAALLRTDGEGFVEAGYGFTQPYEQGFRDRLRAHFGKAAAPADVVKDLTLYHAQAIDLVLRHTGMTAADIGVVGFHGQTIHHDAPAGITVQIGDGPLLAKMTGMPVVDQMRLADMAAGGQGAPLAPAFHAAMGSGHRDLPCGFLNMGGVANITYLAPETADGLPEPIAFDTGPGNALIDDWALTHTGQPFDKDGALAAAGKVNDEVLAQLLANPYFNRPYPKSADRGEFIDPAMDTLSPEDGAATLVQFTVESIARGIESLPTKPTRWWTSGGGQHNPQIMAGLKQRLVPAEIEPVEAIGWSGDMVEAWAFAYLAVRSLKGLPLSFPGTTGVKAPVTGGHLHQPSDRAA from the coding sequence CTGTTGATGACCGGTACCGATAAACCGATCTGGGCTATTGGCCTGATGAGTGGCACGTCCCTCGACGGGGTTGATGCCGCATTGCTTCGCACCGATGGTGAGGGGTTTGTTGAGGCTGGTTATGGCTTCACCCAACCGTATGAGCAGGGCTTTCGAGATCGCCTCCGGGCCCATTTTGGCAAGGCGGCCGCACCGGCGGATGTGGTTAAGGACCTGACCCTCTATCACGCCCAGGCGATTGACCTGGTTCTGCGTCACACCGGCATGACGGCGGCCGATATTGGCGTTGTCGGTTTTCACGGTCAGACCATCCACCATGATGCCCCGGCGGGGATCACAGTTCAGATCGGCGATGGGCCATTGCTGGCCAAGATGACCGGTATGCCAGTCGTGGATCAGATGCGGCTCGCTGATATGGCAGCGGGCGGGCAGGGCGCACCGCTAGCCCCGGCATTCCATGCTGCAATGGGGTCAGGGCACCGTGACCTGCCCTGTGGTTTTTTGAACATGGGTGGGGTGGCCAACATCACCTATCTGGCGCCGGAAACTGCCGATGGTCTGCCCGAACCAATTGCCTTCGACACCGGGCCCGGCAACGCGTTGATCGATGATTGGGCGCTGACCCATACCGGACAGCCATTTGATAAGGACGGTGCACTCGCGGCCGCTGGGAAGGTGAATGACGAGGTGTTGGCCCAGTTGTTGGCCAATCCATATTTCAACCGGCCATATCCGAAATCGGCAGATCGTGGTGAGTTCATTGATCCAGCGATGGACACGCTGTCACCAGAAGATGGTGCCGCGACATTGGTTCAGTTCACGGTTGAGAGTATTGCCCGGGGGATTGAGAGCCTACCGACCAAGCCAACCCGTTGGTGGACCAGCGGTGGTGGCCAGCATAACCCACAGATTATGGCGGGGCTTAAACAGCGCCTGGTACCGGCTGAGATTGAGCCGGTGGAGGCGATTGGTTGGTCGGGCGATATGGTTGAGGCCTGGGCCTTTGCCTATCTGGCCGTCCGCTCACTAAAGGGGCTGCCGCTCAGCTTCCCCGGCACAACCGGCGTTAAGGCGCCGGTCACCGGTGGTCATTTGCATCAGCCGTCAGATCGAGCGGCCTGA
- a CDS encoding pirin family protein, translated as MNRLHERDLRGHTKTGWLDSRHTFSFGGFSDPSRMGFRSLRVINEDHVIPGAGFGSHKHADMEIITYVIDGALRHEDSLGNGSIIKPGEIQRMSAGSGITHSEMNASQTDPVHFLQIWVLPKERGTAPGYKQTALPAPEDGWQLLASPDESQPGVTIGQDMTLHRLALSDGQTAQRPIPAGHGGFIQVVDGIAKIGDERLVAGDGLEFEGPADWPIEAVSDIELLFFDLK; from the coding sequence ATGAACCGCCTGCATGAACGTGACCTTCGCGGCCATACCAAGACCGGCTGGTTGGACAGCCGCCACACCTTCTCATTCGGTGGGTTCAGTGACCCAAGCCGGATGGGTTTCCGAAGCCTTCGGGTAATCAATGAGGATCATGTGATCCCCGGCGCTGGTTTCGGCTCTCACAAACATGCGGATATGGAGATCATCACCTATGTGATCGATGGCGCCTTGCGGCATGAGGATTCCCTCGGCAATGGCTCTATCATCAAGCCGGGTGAAATCCAGCGCATGTCGGCGGGCAGCGGCATCACCCATTCCGAGATGAATGCCTCCCAAACCGATCCCGTTCACTTCCTCCAGATTTGGGTTTTACCCAAAGAGCGCGGCACGGCACCTGGCTATAAGCAAACGGCCCTCCCCGCGCCAGAGGACGGCTGGCAGTTACTGGCCAGCCCCGATGAGAGCCAGCCAGGTGTGACCATCGGCCAAGACATGACCTTGCACCGTCTGGCTTTAAGCGATGGCCAAACGGCACAACGCCCGATCCCTGCCGGGCATGGCGGGTTTATTCAGGTGGTCGATGGCATCGCTAAAATCGGTGATGAGCGACTGGTCGCCGGTGATGGGCTTGAGTTCGAGGGCCCCGCCGATTGGCCGATTGAGGCCGTCAGCGATATTGAGCTCTTATTCTTCGACCTCAAGTAA
- a CDS encoding ferredoxin family 2Fe-2S iron-sulfur cluster binding protein has translation MPKVTFIERDGTRREIEAAEGLSILEVAHLNDIDIEGACGGSLACATCHVIVENEWFGKLKEIEEEEEDMLDLAFGLTQTSRLGCQIIVTKELDGLTLRLPPN, from the coding sequence ATGCCCAAAGTTACGTTTATTGAGAGAGATGGCACCCGGCGCGAGATAGAAGCTGCCGAGGGGCTTTCCATTCTCGAAGTTGCGCACCTTAACGATATCGATATTGAGGGGGCCTGCGGCGGTAGTTTGGCCTGCGCGACCTGCCACGTAATCGTTGAAAATGAATGGTTTGGGAAGCTTAAAGAGATTGAGGAAGAGGAAGAGGACATGCTCGACCTCGCTTTCGGCCTAACCCAGACATCCCGATTGGGTTGCCAGATCATTGTCACCAAAGAGCTTGATGGCTTGACCCTCCGTTTGCCGCCAAACTGA
- a CDS encoding alpha/beta hydrolase translates to MPEVLINGPAGRIEGRYHHSKVENAPIGVVLHPHPQHGGTMNNKVVYSLTQMLRQRGFSTMRFNFRGVGRSQGSFDRGEGELSDAAAVLDWLQVQNPNASGVWVCGFSFGAWLSMQLLMRRPEIDSFIVVAPPANMYDFSFLAPCPSSGLIIQGERDTMVPTSATEKLVAKLRSQKGITIDYEVVPGADHFFSQHSEHLVALSSLYLDDNMKDKVVEPPSEDEEEDDLPMLEDGEMEDAE, encoded by the coding sequence ATGCCTGAGGTTCTGATTAATGGCCCTGCTGGCCGTATCGAAGGCCGCTATCACCACTCAAAAGTTGAGAACGCGCCAATCGGTGTCGTGCTGCACCCGCACCCGCAGCATGGCGGCACCATGAACAACAAGGTGGTCTATTCCCTCACCCAGATGCTGCGCCAACGTGGTTTCTCCACGATGCGCTTCAACTTCCGTGGTGTTGGTCGCAGTCAGGGCTCGTTTGATCGTGGTGAAGGTGAATTGAGTGATGCAGCAGCGGTCCTCGACTGGTTGCAGGTGCAAAACCCTAATGCCAGCGGCGTTTGGGTCTGCGGCTTCTCCTTCGGTGCTTGGCTTTCCATGCAGTTGCTGATGCGGCGCCCAGAGATCGACAGCTTCATTGTCGTGGCCCCACCGGCCAACATGTACGACTTCAGCTTCCTCGCCCCCTGCCCGTCTTCCGGCCTGATCATCCAGGGTGAGCGGGACACCATGGTTCCAACCTCCGCGACAGAGAAATTGGTCGCCAAGTTGCGCAGCCAAAAAGGTATCACGATCGATTATGAGGTTGTGCCCGGTGCCGACCACTTCTTCAGCCAGCACTCTGAGCATCTGGTTGCCCTCTCCAGCCTATATCTGGATGACAACATGAAAGATAAGGTTGTTGAGCCGCCATCAGAGGATGAAGAGGAAGACGATCTGCCGATGCTCGAGGACGGTGAGATGGAGGATGCGGAGTAA
- a CDS encoding tyrosine--tRNA ligase, whose protein sequence is MSTYKSDFLQTLEGRGFIHQCTDAKALDDLAQNQVIPAYIGFDATADSLHAGSLLPIMMLRHLQKSGHKPIVLMGGGTTKIGDPSGKDEARQLLTDDKINENIAGIRRVFEKFLTFGDGPTDAVVVNNADWLDELAYIPLLREVGRHFTINRMLTFDSVKLRLEREQPLTFLEFNYMILQAYDFVELNKRHGVALQMGGSDQWGNIVNGVELGRRMQGMSLYGLTTPLLTTSSGAKMGKTAAGAIWLNEDRLSAYDYYQYWRNTEDADVARFMKLFTELPLDEIDRLSRLEGQEINEAKKVLAFEATRLCHGDEAANQAAETARQTFEQGNLGTDIPTLDIAKDRLDGGISLIDLLVEAGLTASKGEARRLIKGGGARVNGDQVKDQDATVTSAELDADGQAQLSAGKKKHVRVVAA, encoded by the coding sequence ATGTCGACGTATAAATCAGACTTTCTGCAGACCCTTGAGGGTCGTGGCTTTATCCACCAATGCACCGATGCCAAGGCGTTAGACGATCTGGCGCAAAACCAGGTCATTCCCGCCTATATCGGCTTTGATGCGACGGCGGACAGCCTGCATGCGGGCTCCCTCCTACCGATTATGATGCTGCGCCACCTGCAGAAGAGTGGCCATAAGCCCATCGTCCTAATGGGTGGCGGTACGACCAAGATTGGCGACCCCTCCGGCAAGGATGAAGCGCGGCAACTGCTGACCGATGACAAGATTAACGAGAACATCGCCGGTATCCGGCGGGTGTTTGAGAAGTTTCTGACCTTCGGTGATGGCCCAACCGATGCTGTGGTGGTCAACAATGCGGATTGGCTGGATGAACTCGCCTATATCCCCCTGCTACGTGAGGTTGGGCGGCACTTCACCATCAATCGGATGCTGACCTTCGATAGTGTGAAGCTGCGCCTGGAACGGGAGCAGCCCCTCACCTTCCTCGAATTCAACTACATGATCCTGCAGGCCTATGACTTCGTTGAGCTAAATAAGCGTCACGGCGTTGCCCTGCAGATGGGTGGCTCTGACCAATGGGGCAACATCGTAAACGGCGTCGAACTTGGCCGCCGGATGCAGGGTATGTCCCTCTATGGGCTGACCACGCCGCTGCTCACCACCTCATCCGGTGCCAAGATGGGCAAGACCGCCGCGGGTGCCATCTGGCTCAATGAGGACCGGCTGAGCGCTTATGACTACTACCAATACTGGCGCAATACCGAGGATGCGGATGTTGCCCGGTTCATGAAGCTGTTCACCGAACTGCCACTTGATGAAATTGACCGCCTATCACGGCTTGAGGGACAGGAGATCAATGAGGCCAAGAAGGTCCTGGCCTTTGAGGCAACTCGCCTCTGCCACGGCGATGAGGCCGCCAATCAGGCGGCTGAAACGGCACGGCAAACCTTTGAGCAGGGCAATCTGGGCACCGATATCCCAACCCTCGATATCGCCAAGGATCGCCTTGATGGTGGCATCAGCCTCATTGATCTGCTGGTTGAGGCTGGCCTTACCGCCTCTAAGGGTGAAGCACGCCGTTTGATCAAAGGTGGCGGCGCCCGGGTAAACGGCGACCAGGTGAAAGATCAGGATGCAACTGTGACCAGCGCCGAGCTGGATGCCGATGGCCAAGCGCAGCTATCCGCCGGGAAGAAAAAGCATGTGCGCGTGGTGGCTGCCTAA